In the Pseudoliparis swirei isolate HS2019 ecotype Mariana Trench chromosome 19, NWPU_hadal_v1, whole genome shotgun sequence genome, one interval contains:
- the rom1b gene encoding rod outer segment membrane protein 1b produces the protein MVLLKIKFTQQRRVHLAQGLWLLSWMAVMSGGIIFFLGVYLKTELLRRSEVMDNTEIHVVPNILMIVGLASIGTNWVASRMCQDSMDPTRFPRWKVPLLAWFAVAAVLCCLLIAVVALSYALQGSLEESLKVGLRNGIRFYKDTDVPGRCFQKETIDRLQMEFRCCGNNNFKDWFEVQWVSNRYLNFTSKDIKDRIRSNVDNRYLLDGVPFSCCNPTSPRPCLRYHLTDNNAHFNYDYHSEELNLYSRGCRQALTDYYMDLMNSTGPGVLSVILVQLSVLLSLRYLQTAVETAMVMEDPEGDSEGFLLEKSVKETIEDFKINVLTMLKFGQVDPNAAEGSSEAAGAEKDAS, from the exons ATGGTGCTGCTGAAGATAAAGTTCACCCAGCAGCGGAGGGTGCATCTGGCCCAGGGCCTGTGGCTGCTGTCCTGGATGGCAGTGATGTCGGGGGGCATCATCTTTTTTCTGGGGGTTTACCTTAAGACAGAGCTGCTCCGTAGGTCCGAG GTGATGGACAACACAGAGATCCACGTGGTGCCCAACATCCTGATGATAGTGGGCCTGGCCTCCATCGGCACCAACTGGGTGGCCAGTCGTATGTGTCAGGACTCCATGGACCCGACCCGCTTCCCTCGTTGGAAGGTTCCCCTGCTGGCTTGGTTTGCTGTCGCGGCGGTGCTCTGTTGCCTGCTCATCGCTGTCGTTGCGCTCAGCTACGCCCTGCAGGGAAGCCTGGAGGAGTCCCTGAAG GTCGGCCTAAGGAATGGCATCCGGTTCTACAAGGATACCGACGTGCCGGGCCGCTGTTTTCAAAAAGAAACCATTGATCGTCTGCAGATGGAGTTTCGCTGTTGTGGAAACAACAACTTCAAGGATTGGTTTGAAGTTCAGTGGGTCAGCAACAGATACTTGAACTTCACTTCCAAGGACATCAAGGA TCGTATCCGGAGTAACGTGGACAACCGTTACCTGTTGGACGGCGTTCCTTTCAGCTGCTGTAACCCCACCTCCCCTCGCCCCTGCCTGCGGTACCACCTGACAGATAACAACGCCCACTTCAACTATGACTACCATTCAGAGGAACTCAACCTGTACAGCCGCGGTTGCAGGCAGGCGCTGACCGACTACTACATGGATCTGATGAACTCAACTGGTCCTGGTGTGCTGTCAGTCATCTTAGTACAG CTGTCAGTGCTTCTGAGTTTGCGgtaccttcagacagctgtggaAACAGCGATGGTTATGGAGGACCCGGAGGGCGACAGCGAGGGATTTCTCCTGGAGAAGAGTGTGAAAGAAACCATTGAGGACTTCAAAATCAATGTTCTCACCATGCTAAAGTTTGGGCAGGTTGACCCCAACGCTGCCGAGGGGTCCTCTGAGGCTGCAGGCGCTGAGAAGGATGCAAGTTAG